The following proteins are encoded in a genomic region of Synechococcus sp. ROS8604:
- a CDS encoding site-specific integrase: MAPVIPTVLGELQSCYPGVTLDLHRANPSRDDVGVTHPLPNSAFLEMPDGNILDKRGIPTDKNAYVYRRADKGGRWYLYFYDKESGKRHRFALKTQSDDIPEPTPAGSEKAWMLGVEKFIELKGKSERGESVRGLKFGDMVDKFLAKEHKKISRTPHTGISEARFRLLKTQLRWMSEFVGDTRKEIHKIRRNTFLNYEVWRKERAFQYGKDTPQNTTINQEISTLRRAFNEVAVAEGFIKRDSIPELPSVKLPKDKKHRRDDLTENEWLELERCCRLYWIKGKTRILNDDYEMEKNSQGKWKTETNIQIGSERGRTQLIHREMLYLAMRISMDSGIRPGSLRKIQWRHISENTTIPVAERKTWVLIDVPAENTKTGRSYRCSAPIAKHLERLRKISTYTKPNDFIFLNQSRGTQMSERLWKDSISEALVEARLADWSEDDSNNCRKVDVHSGKNITWYSFRHTHITLRLNAGTPVPVIAANCDTSMKYIEEHYFHYRAAEQTEILGKGRKSLGKAEEHLDWVDELPNTHVGKVTTVATNRRRSSAEQVNK; encoded by the coding sequence ATGGCTCCAGTCATACCAACGGTTCTGGGTGAATTGCAGAGCTGTTACCCAGGTGTTACCCTTGACTTACATCGAGCAAATCCCAGTCGTGACGACGTTGGTGTTACCCATCCGTTACCCAATTCGGCATTTTTAGAGATGCCTGACGGGAACATCCTCGACAAGAGAGGCATACCAACAGACAAAAATGCTTATGTATATCGCCGAGCAGACAAAGGCGGACGATGGTATCTCTATTTTTACGATAAAGAGTCGGGAAAGAGACATCGTTTTGCCTTAAAAACTCAAAGCGATGACATTCCTGAGCCAACACCAGCAGGATCAGAGAAGGCATGGATGCTAGGCGTCGAGAAGTTTATCGAATTAAAAGGAAAATCCGAAAGAGGAGAATCAGTTAGAGGGCTAAAATTTGGCGATATGGTTGACAAGTTCTTAGCAAAAGAGCACAAGAAAATAAGCAGAACGCCACATACAGGAATATCAGAAGCACGATTCCGGTTGCTTAAAACTCAATTGCGATGGATGAGTGAATTTGTTGGAGATACTCGAAAAGAGATACACAAGATAAGGCGGAACACGTTTCTCAACTATGAGGTATGGAGAAAAGAACGCGCTTTTCAATATGGCAAAGATACTCCACAAAACACAACCATCAACCAAGAAATATCAACACTGCGACGAGCATTCAACGAAGTTGCAGTGGCAGAAGGATTTATCAAAAGGGATTCAATACCAGAACTACCAAGTGTCAAACTTCCAAAAGACAAAAAGCACAGAAGAGATGATTTAACCGAGAACGAATGGTTAGAACTAGAAAGATGCTGTCGACTCTATTGGATTAAGGGAAAGACAAGAATCCTGAATGATGACTATGAGATGGAGAAAAACTCTCAAGGCAAATGGAAGACAGAGACAAACATACAAATAGGTAGCGAGAGAGGAAGGACTCAACTAATACACCGCGAGATGCTTTATCTTGCGATGAGAATATCAATGGATAGCGGGATTCGTCCAGGCTCACTAAGAAAAATACAGTGGCGGCATATATCAGAAAACACGACAATTCCAGTTGCTGAACGTAAGACTTGGGTATTAATTGACGTTCCCGCAGAAAACACAAAGACTGGGAGAAGTTATCGCTGCAGTGCACCAATAGCAAAGCACTTGGAAAGATTGAGAAAAATAAGCACATACACCAAGCCAAACGACTTTATCTTCCTCAACCAATCAAGAGGAACACAGATGAGCGAGCGTTTGTGGAAAGATTCCATCTCAGAAGCATTGGTAGAAGCACGTCTTGCAGACTGGAGTGAGGATGACAGTAACAACTGTCGAAAAGTTGACGTACACAGCGGCAAGAACATAACTTGGTACAGTTTCCGCCACACACATATCACTTTACGACTGAATGCGGGAACACCAGTTCCTGTGATTGCTGCCAACTGCGATACGAGTATGAAATACATCGAAGAGCATTACTTCCATTACCGCGCTGCAGAACAAACCGAGATACTTGGCAAAGGAAGAAAATCACTGGGCAAAGCAGAAGAACATTTGGATTGGGTTGACGAACTTCCAAATACCCACGTAGGAAAAGTAACAACTGTCGCTACTAACCGTCGTCGCTCTTCTGCAGAGCAGGTAAACAAATAA
- a CDS encoding AarF/ABC1/UbiB kinase family protein, whose amino-acid sequence MILFTRLKALLRRAFRGLRIWRAVFTLLLFLWWDARAFSYPGGPTPERREARQQLRARWLTQELLHLGSAFIKLGQLLSARPDVLPAGWVSQLAALQDRVPSFSFDRAQSVLEDELGARCAEIIDLDEQPIAAASLAQVHRASLRSGRQVVLKIQRPGLESVFRLDLEVMQQVAAVLQRHPKWGRGRDWVAMAQECRRVLLRELDFRLEAQHAARFRQQFLDDPNIRVPGVVWELSTRRVLCLDYLPGIKINDRAALLDAGIDPSQVAEIGSASYLQQLVRYGFFHADPHPGNLAVAADGALIYYDFGMMGQLSERLRRRLGGMVRAAAARDAASLVDEMQAAGVIATGVDVGPVRRLVRLMLKEALTPPFSSSVIDKLSGDLYELVYGQPFRLPVELIFVMRALSTFEGVGKSLDPGFSLVAIAKPYLLPLMTSSGSGSNDLLNEFGRQVGAISSRAVGLPRRLDESLERLEQGDLQLQIRMGESDRQFRRMVAAQHSIGQSVLLGGLAVAAALMGASSRPLWALLPLGAALPVGMGWLKLQMKLRRDARIENLSGTER is encoded by the coding sequence GTGATCCTGTTCACTCGCTTGAAGGCCCTGCTGCGAAGGGCCTTCCGCGGACTACGTATTTGGCGTGCTGTTTTCACCCTGCTGTTGTTTTTGTGGTGGGATGCCAGAGCCTTCAGCTATCCGGGAGGTCCAACACCGGAGCGGCGTGAAGCGCGCCAGCAGTTGCGTGCTCGCTGGCTGACGCAGGAGCTGCTTCACCTGGGATCGGCGTTTATCAAGCTCGGTCAATTGCTGTCGGCTCGGCCTGATGTCTTGCCAGCTGGTTGGGTCTCTCAATTAGCGGCACTGCAGGACCGTGTTCCCTCCTTTTCCTTTGACCGTGCCCAGTCCGTTCTTGAGGACGAGCTTGGTGCGCGCTGCGCAGAAATCATTGATTTAGATGAGCAGCCGATCGCGGCGGCGTCTTTGGCCCAGGTGCATCGGGCGAGTCTTCGCAGTGGTCGCCAGGTGGTGCTGAAGATTCAGCGCCCTGGATTGGAGAGCGTGTTTCGGCTGGATCTCGAGGTGATGCAGCAGGTGGCTGCTGTGCTGCAGCGTCATCCCAAATGGGGACGTGGGCGCGACTGGGTGGCGATGGCGCAGGAGTGCAGGCGTGTGTTGCTCCGAGAGCTTGATTTCCGTCTTGAAGCTCAGCACGCCGCACGGTTTCGACAGCAGTTTCTCGATGATCCGAACATCCGAGTGCCTGGGGTGGTCTGGGAACTCAGTACCAGGCGCGTGCTGTGTCTCGACTATTTACCAGGGATCAAAATCAACGATCGTGCGGCCCTTTTAGACGCTGGCATTGATCCCTCCCAGGTGGCGGAAATCGGCTCGGCGAGCTATCTGCAGCAGTTGGTGCGCTACGGGTTTTTCCATGCCGATCCCCATCCCGGGAATTTGGCGGTCGCGGCCGATGGAGCGCTGATCTACTACGACTTCGGGATGATGGGGCAGCTTTCTGAACGCCTACGCAGGCGGTTGGGGGGGATGGTGAGAGCTGCTGCGGCAAGGGATGCTGCGTCCCTTGTGGATGAGATGCAAGCGGCTGGCGTCATCGCCACGGGTGTTGATGTGGGGCCGGTGCGGCGCTTGGTGCGTTTGATGCTGAAGGAGGCGCTCACGCCGCCATTCAGTAGCTCCGTGATTGACAAACTCTCGGGCGACCTTTACGAACTGGTGTATGGGCAGCCGTTCCGCTTGCCAGTGGAGCTGATCTTTGTGATGCGTGCCCTTTCCACCTTTGAAGGGGTCGGCAAAAGCCTTGATCCCGGCTTTAGCCTTGTAGCGATTGCCAAGCCCTATCTGCTGCCGCTCATGACTTCCAGTGGATCTGGCTCCAACGATCTTTTGAATGAATTTGGCCGTCAGGTCGGTGCTATTAGTTCAAGGGCTGTTGGCCTGCCTCGTCGGTTGGATGAAAGCCTGGAGCGCCTTGAGCAAGGGGATCTGCAACTCCAGATCCGCATGGGTGAGTCAGACCGTCAGTTCCGACGAATGGTGGCGGCTCAGCATTCGATCGGTCAATCGGTGTTGCTTGGCGGCCTTGCCGTAGCGGCCGCTTTGATGGGTGCCAGCTCTCGGCCCCTTTGGGCATTACTCCCATTAGGCGCGGCCCTTCCGGTTGGGATGGGTTGGTTAAAGCTGCAAATGAAACTGCGCCGGGATGCACGGATTGAGAATTTGTCAGGAACGGAACGTTGA